One Rissa tridactyla isolate bRisTri1 chromosome 4, bRisTri1.patW.cur.20221130, whole genome shotgun sequence DNA window includes the following coding sequences:
- the PLLP gene encoding plasmolipin translates to MAGLPGAPRTRSGSPGPYAALPALDGAFLRSPLGGLMVAQAVLGLLVWALIADTTYHLHAAYGWVMFVSIFFWILTVLFFVTYLLQLPLKFYMIPWPLVLMIFNATATVLYITAFVTCAAAVQPTSWRQWDYNRRAAASFFACLTMIAYGVSTFFSFRAWKGLGSNAATSQVTDHA, encoded by the exons ATGGCGGGGCTGCCCGGCGCCCCGCGGACCCGCAGCGGTTCCCCGGGCCCCTACGCCGCCCTGCCCGCTCTGGACGGCGCCTTCCTCCGCTCGCCGCTCGGGGGGCTGATGGTCGCCCAGGCC GTGCTCGGCTTACTGGTGTGGGCGCTCATTGCCGACACAACGTACCACCTCCACGCGGCATATGGATGGGTGATGTTCGTGTCCATCTTCTTCTGGATATTAACAGTCCTTTTCTTCGTGACTTACCTCCTGCAACTTCCGCTGAAGTTCTATATGATCCCCTGGCCCCTCGTG CTGATGATCTTCAACGCTACAGCCACTGTCCTGTACATCACCGCCTTCGTAACATGCGCGGCCGCCGTCCAGCCTACGTCCTGGCGGCAGTGGGATTACAACCGGAGAGCTGCAGCATCT TTCTTCGCCTGCCTCACGATGATCGCCTACGGGGTGAGCACCTTCTTCAGCTTCCGCGCCTGGAAAGGGCTCGGCAGCAACGCGGCCACCAGCCAAGTGACTGACCACGCGTAA